One part of the Aurantibacillus circumpalustris genome encodes these proteins:
- a CDS encoding radical SAM protein, protein MEQTLFHTLKRYKTAITNKIEVLPIAILMPHSACNCRCVMCDIWKGNKNTKQLSEEDLAGLLNSFKSLDTKRIVMSGGEALLNKNFFKFCELIAKQNIKITLLSTGLTVERHAEKIINLVDEVIVSLDGDETTHDEIRNIKGAYSELKKGVQALKKVRPDFPISARCVIHQLNFKIWDKIIMSAKEIGLDSISFLPADVTSDAFNREEPWEKEKQDSVLVKKDELSTLQEMIDKLAVQFKNEYISRFISESPAKIQKIHQYYQAHHGLAEFPFKNCNAPWVSTVIEADGTVRPCFFHDSIGSIRENQLHDILNSSKSITYRKTLDVQKNPTCVKCVCYLNLAPRNKFY, encoded by the coding sequence ATGGAGCAGACACTTTTTCATACTCTTAAAAGGTACAAAACTGCTATCACAAATAAAATAGAAGTGTTACCCATTGCAATTCTTATGCCTCATAGCGCATGCAATTGCCGTTGCGTGATGTGTGATATTTGGAAGGGAAATAAAAACACAAAACAACTTAGCGAAGAAGATCTTGCTGGCTTATTAAATTCTTTCAAATCGTTAGATACAAAACGAATAGTAATGTCTGGCGGGGAAGCTTTATTGAATAAAAACTTTTTTAAGTTTTGTGAACTTATTGCAAAACAAAATATCAAAATCACACTGCTTTCGACTGGCTTAACTGTTGAACGACATGCCGAAAAAATTATTAATCTGGTGGATGAAGTAATTGTCTCTTTAGATGGCGATGAAACAACGCACGATGAAATAAGAAACATTAAAGGAGCGTATTCCGAATTGAAAAAAGGTGTTCAAGCGCTTAAGAAAGTTCGACCCGATTTCCCCATTTCGGCTCGTTGTGTCATTCATCAACTTAATTTTAAAATCTGGGATAAAATAATCATGTCTGCTAAGGAAATTGGATTAGATAGTATTAGTTTTTTGCCTGCCGATGTTACTAGCGATGCGTTTAATCGAGAAGAGCCATGGGAAAAAGAAAAACAGGATTCGGTGCTAGTTAAAAAAGATGAATTATCCACTCTACAGGAAATGATCGATAAACTAGCTGTTCAGTTTAAGAATGAATACATCTCCCGTTTTATTTCTGAGTCACCCGCTAAAATTCAAAAAATACATCAGTACTATCAAGCACATCATGGGCTTGCAGAATTTCCATTTAAAAATTGTAATGCTCCCTGGGTATCAACAGTTATAGAAGCTGATGGAACTGTGAGGCCCTGCTTTTTTCATGATTCAATTGGTTCAATTAGGGAGAATCAATTACACGACATTCTTAACTCAAGTAAAAGTATAACTTACCGCAAAACGCTAGATGTTCAAAAAAATCCTACCTGTGTTAAATGTGTATGTTATTTAAATTTGGCTCCACGAAATAAATTTTATTAA